From the genome of Corallococcus macrosporus DSM 14697:
CGCGCGTGAGGCCTCGCTCGGGTCGCGCTCGGATGCATGCAGGTCCGCGCGGGCCTGGATGCGGAAGGTGCTCTCGGAGTCCGCCGCCATGGGGTGCCTGATCCTTACACCTTTCCCCACGCAGTCTGCTCCCGTGCGGGACTGAATTCCCGCCGCGCCGCGGCATCGTCGTGTGGGCGTTGACCACCCATCAGGGAGGGCGTGGCGCGTCCGGCGAGGTGTTCGCTGTCGGAAGGTCCGCTGCCCTGGAGTCGGGGGGGATTGGACGCAGGGGCCCTGGCACTGATGGGATTCCAAAGGCGTGACGCTTCGCACGGGGAGAACGGGATGGCGGGAGAGTGGGCCTTCGGGCGGGCGTCGGGGGGCAGCTACATGACGACGCTGGACGACCTCACGACATGTGCGGGCCTTGCCTTGGCCCCGCCGTCTTCCACGGGAGCCTGTCTCATCCTCATCAGCACCACCACGCCCGCCGCCATTGGCAAGGCCTACCGGCTGGAACAGGGCGAGCACATCATCGGGCGCGGCTCCGACGTCACCGTGCGCATCGACGACCATGGGGTGTCGCGCAAGCACGCGCGCATCGTGCGCACGGGCGACGGCGCCTGCCACGTCACGGACCTGGACTCCACCAACGGCACGCTGCTCAACGGCGTGCCCGTCAGCACCGCCGAGCTGATGGAGGGGGACCGGCTGCAGATTGGCACCGTCACCGTGTTCCGCTTCTCCAAGCGCGAGGTCCTGGAGCAGCGCGAGGAGCAGCTCCGCCAGGCGTTGTCCGCCGCGCGCGTGGGCATCTGGGATTGGAACGCGCAGAGCGGCCGCGTGACGTGGAGCGAGCAGGTGGACCGGCTGTTGGGGCTGCCGGTGGGCAAGCTGTCGGGCCGCGCCATGGAGCTGTCGGAGGTGGTGCACCCGGCGGACCTGCCCCGCGTGGGCGAGGTGCTGGGCGCCGCGCTGGAGAAGAAGACGCAGGTGGACGTCGAATACCGCATCGAGCCGCAGGGGAGCGGCTGGCGGTGGATTTCCTGCAAGGGGGATGTGCTGTGTGATGCCTCGGGCGCCCCGGCGCGGGTGACGGGCACGGTGATGGACATCACCGCGCGCAAGCTGGCCGAGCAGGAGCTGCACCGCCAGTCGCTCATCTTCGAGAGCATCTACGACGGCGTGGTGATTACCGACCTGGGCGGCGGCATCATCGACTGGAACTCCAGCGCGGAGCGCATGTTCGGGCGCCAGAAGTCGGAGGCGCTGGGCCAGACGCTCTTCAGCGTGCTGCACCCGGACGAGCCGGACCGGCTCACCAGCCTGATTCTCACCGGCCTGGACAAGCAGGGGCGCTGGTCTGGGGAGCTGGAGTTCAAGCGCCGCGACGGCACCACCTGCTGGTGTGAGTCCGTCGTCGTGCCGCTGCGGGACAGCGAGGGGCGCGCCATCGCCAACATCATGGTCCACCGCGATACGACGGAGCGCAAGCAGCTCCAGGCGCACCTGGTGGTGGCGGACCGGCTGGCGTCGGTGGGCACGCTGGGCGCGGGCGTGGCGCACGAAATCAACAACCCGCTGGCCTACATGCTGGTCAACCTGCACCTCATCCGCGAGGGGCTGGAGCGTTTGGAGAGCCAGGCCCCGGCGGCGCCCGTGGCGTCGCTCCAGCAGTTGGTGCGCGAGACGGCGGAGGGCGCCGAGCGCATCGCCACCATCGTGCGGGACTTGAAGGTCTTCGCGCGCGGCGAGCAGGAGGCGCGGCTGATGCCGGTGGACGTGCGCCGGGCGGTGGAGCTGGCGTGCAAGATGGCGGACAACGTCATCCGCCACCGGGCGCGGCTGGTGACGGAGTTCGAGCCGGTGGCCCCGGTGGAGGCCAGCGAGTCGCGGCTGTGCCAGGTGTTCCTCAACCTGCTGCTCAACGCGGCGCAGGCCATCCCGGAGGAGGGCACGCCGGGCGTGGAGCACGAGATTCGCGTCGTCATCCGCGCCGGTGAGAAGGACCGGGTGGT
Proteins encoded in this window:
- a CDS encoding PAS domain S-box protein, which translates into the protein MAGEWAFGRASGGSYMTTLDDLTTCAGLALAPPSSTGACLILISTTTPAAIGKAYRLEQGEHIIGRGSDVTVRIDDHGVSRKHARIVRTGDGACHVTDLDSTNGTLLNGVPVSTAELMEGDRLQIGTVTVFRFSKREVLEQREEQLRQALSAARVGIWDWNAQSGRVTWSEQVDRLLGLPVGKLSGRAMELSEVVHPADLPRVGEVLGAALEKKTQVDVEYRIEPQGSGWRWISCKGDVLCDASGAPARVTGTVMDITARKLAEQELHRQSLIFESIYDGVVITDLGGGIIDWNSSAERMFGRQKSEALGQTLFSVLHPDEPDRLTSLILTGLDKQGRWSGELEFKRRDGTTCWCESVVVPLRDSEGRAIANIMVHRDTTERKQLQAHLVVADRLASVGTLGAGVAHEINNPLAYMLVNLHLIREGLERLESQAPAAPVASLQQLVRETAEGAERIATIVRDLKVFARGEQEARLMPVDVRRAVELACKMADNVIRHRARLVTEFEPVAPVEASESRLCQVFLNLLLNAAQAIPEEGTPGVEHEIRVVIRAGEKDRVVVEVRDTGMGISQEVLGRIFDPFFTTKPVGVGTGLGLSICHGIIESMGGSIQAESEPGRGSTFRVVLCAATRELEVLPRLAAAMQANARARILVVDDEPNVTLALQRSLAADHEVATANSAQAALRLVSDGGRFDLILCDVMMPGMTGMDLYHELGRCAPEQAGRMVFMTGGAFTPRTVSFLRDVPNAKIAKPLDLMQLRELVGRSAEAGR